A genomic window from Salvia miltiorrhiza cultivar Shanhuang (shh) chromosome 5, IMPLAD_Smil_shh, whole genome shotgun sequence includes:
- the LOC131024906 gene encoding uncharacterized protein LOC131024906, with product MKMKKDIVQFHQFDGETFYEAWERFKEMIRKCPNHGLDQNTIICSFYTGCSGEMQRDMNASANGALLEKSHEEAAHIIENLAANSYQFPGERTILKKVAATTSSDPIALLTAQLTAMNSKIDAMSISRVEPVVEEQTSFEDVNYINNNNNRGYGNFRPQQQGGYQGQGQYNQGFQANRHPNLSYGNPNNFLQPPPGFAVSDGMIKEEKKLNLEEILMKFITATQAHMTRTDERLEAQATQLKMLEMKVGQIAESLSNQHQKGQFPSNTVVNPKEHCKAITIRSGKILEESKIPPEVKNNDENISSKMQGDKENEKDVYKAPPPYCPPIPFPQRLQKKNVESEFSKFLEIFRKVHINIPLVEALQQMPKYAKFLKEVLSKKKKLEEFETVNLTEECCAILQKKLPIKIKDPGSFTIPCDVGNGRFGKALCDLGASINLMPLSIFNKLEIGTIKPTTIALQMADRSVSYPKGIVEDVLVRVDKFIFLVDFVVLDMVEDKDVPLILGRPFLATGRALIDVAKGKLTLRVNDESVTFSIHKAPKHKDGEERMRVEECKLMQVIEPCINMKEKLKGERKEEEAQGLELKLLPTHLKYAFFGENEIHPMGQDRVLQLKELDEYHAFEKSSLYKERTTSANDEMMHKREFAPDDEVLLLTFRQSLPPEKPRSKWTGPFKINKVFNNGAIELRKKDERTFVVEKERIKAFLPLKPKVEVFVGTTPEP from the coding sequence atgaagatgaagaaggacattgtccaatttcatcaattcgatggagagaccttctatgaagcttgggagagattcaaagagatgataaggaagtgtcccaaccatggtttggatcaaaacaccattatttgctcattctataccgggtgtagtggtgagatgcaaagagacatgaatgcatcggccaatggagcattgttggagaagagCCACGAGGAGGCCGCCCACATCATTGAAAATTTAGCCGCAAATAGCTACCAATTTCCGGGGGAGAGGACTAttttgaagaaggtggcggctacaacaagctcggatccaatagctcttttgacggctcaattgaccgctatgaatagcaagattgatgctatgTCAATATCAAGAGTAGAacccgtggttgaagaacaaactagctttgaggatgtgaactacatcaacaacaacaacaaccgaggctaTGGGAACTTCCGGCCCCAACAACAAGGTGGCTATCAAGGACAAGGGCAATACAATCAAGGGTTTCAAGCAAATCGTCACCCGAATCTTTCCTATGGTAATCCCAATaacttcttgcaaccaccgcccggatttgcggtgagtgatggcatgatcaaggaagagaagaagctcaaccttgaagagaTCTTAATGAAATTCATAACGGCCACTCAAGCCCACATGACGAGAACCGATGAAAGGTTAGAGGCTCAAGCAacccaattgaaaatgcttgagatgaaagtgggacaaattgccgaatccttaagcaaccaacatcaaaaggggcaatttccgagtaacaccgttgtgaatccaaaagaacattgcaaggctatcactataagaagtgggaagatacttgaagagtcCAAGATACCTCCGGAAGTCAAGAACAATGATGAGAACATTTCCTCAAAAATGCAAGGCGATAAGGAGAATGAGAAAGATGTGTACAAGGCAccaccaccttattgcccaccaattccattccctcaaagacttcaaaagaaaaatgtggagagtgagttctctaaattccttgagatctttcggaaggtacacatcaacatcccccttgttgaagctttgcaacaaatgcccaagtatgcaaaatttctcaaggaagttctatccaagaagaagaaattagaagaatttgagacggtcaacctcaccgaagaatgttgtgccattcttcaaaagaagctacccatcaagatcaaggatcccgggagctttactatcccatgtgatgttggaaatggtcgttttggaaaggccttgtgtgatttgggagcaagcataaatttgatgcctctctccatcttcaacaagcttgaaataggaactattaagccaaccacgattgctttgcaaatggcggaccgttccgtttcatatccaaaagggatagtggaggatgtcttggtgagggttgacaaattcatttttctggtggattttgtggtgttggatatggttgaggacaaggatgtacctttgatccttggacgtccattcttggcaacggggagggccctaattgatgttgcaaagggcaagctcacattgagagtgaatgatgagagtgttaccttctcaatccacaaagctcccaagcacaaagatggggaagaaagaatgagagtggaggaatgcaaattgatgcaagtgattgaaccttgcatcaacatgaaagaaaaattgaagggagaaaggaaagaggaggaagcccaaggcttggagttgaagcttctccccacacacttgaagtatgcattctttggtgagaatgagatacatccaatggggcaagaccgtgtactccaactcaaagagttagatgagtatcacgcatttgagaagtcaagcctctacaaagagaggacaacaagtgctaatgacgagatgatgcacaaacgggagtttgcacccgatgatgaagtccttctcctcaccttccgtcaatcactacctccggaaaagccaagatcaaaatggacgggtcctttcaaaatcaacaaggttttcaacaatggagcaattgaattgagaaagaaggatgaaagaacctttgtggttgagaaggaaagaatcaaggcatttttgcccttgaaaccaaaagttgaagtgttcgttggaaccacccccgagccataa
- the LOC131024964 gene encoding peptidyl-prolyl cis-trans isomerase FKBP20-2, chloroplastic isoform X1, giving the protein MSLLSFPLPSAPNYFPCTSLVIYQSHGSSCAQTRPSNAAARGEQVEEKKMGRRLFFSFVAGSGAMSAALPSLGKTKKPSPFDERRLLEQNRRIQRENNVPDDFPSFLREGFQVKVVAPDYYVTRDSGLVLWDIAPGQGDCPKAGQQVTFHYIGYNESGRRIDSTYLQGSPAKVRLGTNGLIPGFEEGIRDMKPGGKRRIIVPPELGPPVGPSTFFSSKQFEVFDIELLSIQDCTRRTIGFYSDVVCN; this is encoded by the exons ATGAGTTTACTCTCTTTCCCATTGCCCTCCGCTCCCAATTATTTCCCTT GTACTAGTCTTGTAATCTATCAGTCGCATGGATCCAGTTGTGCTCAAACCAGGCCATCCAATGCGGCGGCCCGAGG AGAACAGGTTGAGGAGAAGAAAATGGGGAGGAGGCTCTTCTTCAGTTTCGTTGCTGGATCGGGAGCCATGTCTGCAGCATTGCCATCCTTGGGGAAGACAAAGAAACCGAGCCCGTTTGATGAGAGACGCCTACTTGAGCAGAACAGGCGAATTCAGAGAGAGAATAACGTGCCTGATGACTTCCCTAGTTTTCTGAGAGAAG GTTTCCAGGTTAAAGTAGTGGCACCAGACTACTATGTTACGCGTGATTCAGGCCTTGTGTTGTGGGATATTGCACCCGGCCAAGGTGATTGTCCAAAGGCTGGTCAACAG GTGACGTTTCACTACATCGGTTATAATGAGTCAGGGCGACGTATAGACAGCACATACTTACAAGGTTCTCCTGCCAAAGTTCGACTTGGTACTAACGGATTAATCCCAG GGTTCGAGGAAGGAATCAGAGACATGAAGCCTGGAGGGAAACGGAGGATAATCGTCCCTCCAGAGCTAGGTCCACCG GTCGGCCCTTCCACTTTTTTCAGCTCCAAGCAGTTTGAAGTTTTTGATATAGAAttgctaagcattcaagattgcACGAGGAGGACCATCGGGTTTTATTCCGATGTTGTTTGTAATTAA
- the LOC131024964 gene encoding peptidyl-prolyl cis-trans isomerase FKBP20-2, chloroplastic isoform X2, whose protein sequence is MGRRLFFSFVAGSGAMSAALPSLGKTKKPSPFDERRLLEQNRRIQRENNVPDDFPSFLREGFQVKVVAPDYYVTRDSGLVLWDIAPGQGDCPKAGQQVTFHYIGYNESGRRIDSTYLQGSPAKVRLGTNGLIPGFEEGIRDMKPGGKRRIIVPPELGPPVGPSTFFSSKQFEVFDIELLSIQDCTRRTIGFYSDVVCN, encoded by the exons ATGGGGAGGAGGCTCTTCTTCAGTTTCGTTGCTGGATCGGGAGCCATGTCTGCAGCATTGCCATCCTTGGGGAAGACAAAGAAACCGAGCCCGTTTGATGAGAGACGCCTACTTGAGCAGAACAGGCGAATTCAGAGAGAGAATAACGTGCCTGATGACTTCCCTAGTTTTCTGAGAGAAG GTTTCCAGGTTAAAGTAGTGGCACCAGACTACTATGTTACGCGTGATTCAGGCCTTGTGTTGTGGGATATTGCACCCGGCCAAGGTGATTGTCCAAAGGCTGGTCAACAG GTGACGTTTCACTACATCGGTTATAATGAGTCAGGGCGACGTATAGACAGCACATACTTACAAGGTTCTCCTGCCAAAGTTCGACTTGGTACTAACGGATTAATCCCAG GGTTCGAGGAAGGAATCAGAGACATGAAGCCTGGAGGGAAACGGAGGATAATCGTCCCTCCAGAGCTAGGTCCACCG GTCGGCCCTTCCACTTTTTTCAGCTCCAAGCAGTTTGAAGTTTTTGATATAGAAttgctaagcattcaagattgcACGAGGAGGACCATCGGGTTTTATTCCGATGTTGTTTGTAATTAA
- the LOC131024976 gene encoding uncharacterized protein LOC131024976 isoform X3: MFKGSQIRLEETWQEFIIFGTLQMPIRLYHHWRKQRKSSSSVVVTLAWKLQQQQLVGNSIPLNSNCFLNLQEASRLLTLQSFGKLLQ, translated from the exons ATGTTTAAAG GTTCCCAGATAAGATTGGAGGAAACTTGGCAGGAGTTCATTATATTCGGGACGTTGCAGATGCCAATTCGCTTATATCATCACTG GAGAAAGCAAAGAAAGTCGTCGTCATCGGTGGTGGTTACATTGGCATGGAagttgcagcagcagcagttggTTGGAAACTCGATACCACT GAATTCCAACTGCTTCCTAAACTTGCAAGAAGCCAGCCGTCTGTTGACATTGCAAAGCTTCGGAAAGCTTCTTCAATAG
- the LOC131024976 gene encoding monodehydroascorbate reductase 5, chlorplastic-like isoform X1: protein MTILFLFCFRFPDKIGGNLAGVHYIRDVADANSLISSLVMCNCCANLELILQDTHTEKAKKVVVIGGGYIGMEVAAAAVGWKLDTTEFQLLPKLARSQPSVDIAKLRKASSIEEALEIAQSSLHVEVKVLVCFMCRHVEWMYASPALPYCIINSALLSAILPSFMFVEKKVEFCLIKVLHS, encoded by the exons ATGACAATTCTATTTCTCTTCTGTTTCAGGTTCCCAGATAAGATTGGAGGAAACTTGGCAGGAGTTCATTATATTCGGGACGTTGCAGATGCCAATTCGCTTATATCATCACTGGTAATGTGTAATTGTTGTGCCAACTTGGAATTAATATTACAAGACACTCACAcg GAGAAAGCAAAGAAAGTCGTCGTCATCGGTGGTGGTTACATTGGCATGGAagttgcagcagcagcagttggTTGGAAACTCGATACCACT GAATTCCAACTGCTTCCTAAACTTGCAAGAAGCCAGCCGTCTGTTGACATTGCAAAGCTTCGGAAAGCTTCTTCAATAGAGGAGGCGTTGGAAATCGCACAATCTTCGTTACATGTTGAAGTTAAGGTTTTAGTATGTTTCATGTGTAGGCATGTAGAATGGATGTATGCATCCCCAGCTCTACCTTACTGTATAATAAACTCGGCCCTTCTTTCAGCGATTTTACCGTCTTTCATGTTTGTTGAGAAGAAGGTAGAATTTTGCCTAATAaaagttttacattcttaa
- the LOC131024976 gene encoding monodehydroascorbate reductase 5, chlorplastic-like isoform X2, whose translation MTILFLFCFRFPDKIGGNLAGVHYIRDVADANSLISSLEKAKKVVVIGGGYIGMEVAAAAVGWKLDTTEFQLLPKLARSQPSVDIAKLRKASSIEEALEIAQSSLHVEVKVLVCFMCRHVEWMYASPALPYCIINSALLSAILPSFMFVEKKVEFCLIKVLHS comes from the exons ATGACAATTCTATTTCTCTTCTGTTTCAGGTTCCCAGATAAGATTGGAGGAAACTTGGCAGGAGTTCATTATATTCGGGACGTTGCAGATGCCAATTCGCTTATATCATCACTG GAGAAAGCAAAGAAAGTCGTCGTCATCGGTGGTGGTTACATTGGCATGGAagttgcagcagcagcagttggTTGGAAACTCGATACCACT GAATTCCAACTGCTTCCTAAACTTGCAAGAAGCCAGCCGTCTGTTGACATTGCAAAGCTTCGGAAAGCTTCTTCAATAGAGGAGGCGTTGGAAATCGCACAATCTTCGTTACATGTTGAAGTTAAGGTTTTAGTATGTTTCATGTGTAGGCATGTAGAATGGATGTATGCATCCCCAGCTCTACCTTACTGTATAATAAACTCGGCCCTTCTTTCAGCGATTTTACCGTCTTTCATGTTTGTTGAGAAGAAGGTAGAATTTTGCCTAATAaaagttttacattcttaa